The stretch of DNA CATCGATGATGGGGATGGGGCCTTGGTGATGGAAGTCGAGTAAGAAGGCTAAAAGGAAGGTGCGAGGGGGTTACCCCCTCGCGCTCCCAGAATGTCTTCCGGCGATAGGGCGGGGGATGCCGAATGGTGGCGCCCCGGCTCTCCACCTGTGCGAGCTAAGGCGCCGCAGGCAATCAATCTTATGGCCTTGGCGCTTTGCGGGGAATGCCTGCCTGCGGCGTGGCGACGTTGCTCTGTCGCCGAACCCGATGCGCGACGCTGACAAAGAATGGGAGCGCGAGGGTGTAACACCCTCGCATTTCCTCTTCCTTCTTTCCCAAACCCTCTTTAATCGTTCGCTTAAATAATGAGAGGACGATGCCGGCTATGGAACTGAACTCATCGATCGCGGCGGTGGTCACGGGCGGGGCCTCGGGCCTTGGGCTGGCGACGGCGACGGCTCTAGCGCAGCAGGGCGTGCAAGTCACCATCTTCGACCGCGACGCCGATGCCGGGCACAAGGCCGCGCAGGAGATCGGCGCGATCTTCGCCCATGTCGATGTCACCAGCGACGAAAGCGTTCAAGCAGGCTTCGCGCAGGCCCGCGCAGCGCATGGGCAGGAGCGGGTGCTGGTCAATTGCGCGGGCATTGTCACCGCGCGCAAAACGGTGGGGAAGGATAAGGAGACGGGCTCGATCCTGCCCTATCCCATTGCTGACTTCGAACGTGTGCTGGCGGTCAATCTGGCGGGCACCTTCCGCTGCATCGCGGCCAGTGCGGCGGGGATGGTGGCCTTGAACCCCATCGATGCGCATGGACAGCGCGGGGTGATCGTCAACACGGCCAGCATCGCGGCGCAGGATGGGCAGATGGGGCAGGTCGCCTATGCCGCCAGCAAGGCGGGCGTGGTGGGGATGACCCTGCCCATCGCGCGCGATTTGATGGGCGATGGCATCCGCGTCAACACCATCCTGCCGGGCATCTTCGAGACGCCGATGATGGCCAGCCTGCCTGAAAAGGCGCAGCAGGCGTTGGCCGCCAATGTGCCTTTCCCCAAGCGTCTGGGCAAGGCGGCGGAGTATGCTCAGACCGCTCTGTTCCTGATCGGCCACGATTACATGAACGGTGAGTGCATCCGCATGGATGGCGCGATCCGCATGGGCCCGCGTTGATGGTGGCAGCGCCTGCCTCGGCCCCGCCCGCCGCGCGTGAGCAATTGCTGGAAACCGCCAGCCGGATCATGCGCGACGAGGATACGGTGGATGTCTCGCTGTCGGAGCTGGCGGCGCGTTCGGGGCTGAATTCGGCGCTGGTGAAATATTACTTCGGCAACAAGGCGGGGCTGATGAAGGCCCTGCTGGAACGCGATTTCG from Novosphingobium sp. encodes:
- a CDS encoding SDR family NAD(P)-dependent oxidoreductase, with amino-acid sequence MELNSSIAAVVTGGASGLGLATATALAQQGVQVTIFDRDADAGHKAAQEIGAIFAHVDVTSDESVQAGFAQARAAHGQERVLVNCAGIVTARKTVGKDKETGSILPYPIADFERVLAVNLAGTFRCIAASAAGMVALNPIDAHGQRGVIVNTASIAAQDGQMGQVAYAASKAGVVGMTLPIARDLMGDGIRVNTILPGIFETPMMASLPEKAQQALAANVPFPKRLGKAAEYAQTALFLIGHDYMNGECIRMDGAIRMGPR